CCGGAACCGGCAATGTTCGGAGCAATAATATAAACGATTCCTCCACCGCTTCCTCCGGGTGCGTTCGAACCGTTATTGGAATCCCCGGCTCCACCACCTCCTCCGAAGAAAATGCGCGTTTGCGGGTTGATTGTCAAAGGTCTTCCACCGTAACCACCGACAGGATCTCGCTGATCACCTCCCCAGGCGGAGTTACCCGGCGCAATTGTCAATGCATTCTGGTTACTCGAAGCATAGGTATATCCGCCTCGTCCACCACCGGATGAAGTGGTCAATACGTTTCCGTTTGCAATCACATAAGGATCAAGCATCCAGGCTGCTGCTCCCGGACAAGCCGTACACATATTCCCCTGGCCGTTCCAGGTCATGCCGTTATTTGCATTGGATCCACCGCCACCACCGGCGTTGTGACCGTTTCCGCCACCACCACCGTTAGCAGGCGCACCGCGGTTATATGCTCCATTGATATATTCTACACCAAAACCGGCAATACTTTCTCCTTTTTCACCTCCGTCATTGGAACTGGTGGAAACATAAGTGGCCATCACACCGCTTCCTGCTGAAGTAGTGTTTTGCTCCGTTGCACCCGGTCTGAAACCAAAGCCGGTAGCATGGATCGTACCGTTTACAGTCACCGTTCCCAAACAATGGATAGCCACCACACCACCTTTCCGGAATCCGCCGCCATCCTGCCACAAAAGCGGAACGATCGAAGCACCGGCATTAACCGTTAATGTAGTATACGAAGGAACTTTGATCAGCTGTACACGCCCGGTGGCCGTATAGCTATTTGCCAAAGGATTTTGAAGATTCACCGTGTTACCGGATGCAAAAGTCACGTAATTAAATTCATAAAGACCGGAGTTGCCGTAGTCGGTGATCGTTCCGTAAGCATCCGAGTTTGCTGTACTAATGGATGCGCCCTGGGCCTGGTAAATCATGACCATGTCACCACATTCCCAGTTACAGTTACTTCCCCCCGAGTTGTTCACGGTAACGGAAGTCGCTCCTGCTGCTACGTTATTGGTAACCGGACTATAACAATTCACTACAGTATTGAGAGCAGTAATGGTAACCGCTCCATTCTTTCCTGGTTGTCCGAATGCAAAACATGCGGAAAATAAGAGAACGACAGAGAGAACAACGCGAACATATCCCATGTCCGGGCCGAATAGTAATTTTTTCGTTTTCATCGCAGTGTATTAGTTATTTGAATGACGTTATTATGATTGAATTTAACTGGCATCATGAATATTTGTGGACTTCGATCTTTCAATTTGTTACTACAGTCGAACATTAACAATTAAGATTTCAATTTTTTGGCGCAAAATTCGATAATTAAATTGAATTAATTAGCTAGTTGCAAATATCAACATTAGATTAAACCATTGAAATTCAATTACTTAACTTAATTTATGTGATATATCAATTAAAAAAGTTATGTCTGCATGGTTATTTTAACATTCCCAGATTTTATTTTACAATTTTCTTCACAAAAGTAATCATTTAACTGGATTTGTTTAACAATTAGGATTTCAATGTTAAGCGAACCGGATTCTCACGGGTTAAATCCCTCATCTTCTTTACAATTACTTCATGTAAATTAGTTTGATAAATAGTATCTCAATGGCAAAAAGTACTATGAATCCCAGAAAAAAACAGATAATCACATAACACATCATTGGGATTTACTAAAACGATTAAATAAATGAAAATTTAATCCTGAGATTCCAATAATTTAAAATGCAGACAATCAGGCAAATGGGTTGCTGTTAAATTTGGCTAATTATTTACGGAAATACTTGGCGCAACTATTTGTAAATAAAAGTATTCGTTGTATCTTTGCACCCGTTTTCGATGGAAAACACCCGTAAGTTTCGTTTGCGGTTTATTATTAATTTCTTTCAGGTACTACGAAACAACCTGGAATACAAGTAGAAAAAAGCCAAATGGCAAAACAAATTAGCGCGCAGGGATCTGCGGATTTTGATTGGGACGCATTAGCGTTAGACGGGTACACTTTAGCAAAACGTTCAGAGCTTTCTGACGTTTACGAAAAAACCCTTACTTCAATTAACGAGAAAGAAGTAATTGAAGGTACTGTTATTGCAGTTTCCAAAAAAGAAGTAATCATCAATGTTGGTTACAAATCTGAAGGGGTTGTTCCTGCTTCAGAATTTCGTTACAACCCGGATTTAAAGGCTGGTGACAAAGTAGATGTATTCGTTGAGTGTCAGGAAGACAAAAGTGGTCAGTTGATCATTTCTCACCGTACAGCTCGTATGCACAAAGCATGGATCCGCGTAAACGAAGTATTGCGTTCAGGTGAAGTGATCACAGGATACGTGAAATGTCGTACTAAAGGAGGTCTTATCGTTGACGTATTCGGAATCGAAGCATTCTTGCCAGGTTCTCAGATCGATGTTAAGCCAATCCGTGACTACGATGTGTATGTTGGTAAGAACATGGAATTCAAAGTTGTTAAGATTAACCAGGAGTTCAGAAACGTAGTTGTTTCTCACAAAGCGTTGATCGAAGCAGAATTGGAAGAACAAAAGAAACAAATCATCTCCGGCCTAGAGAAAGGACAAGTATTGGAAGGAACTGTGAAAAACATTACTTCTTACGGTGTGTTCATTGATCTTGGTGGTGTAGACGGATTGATTCACATTACAGATTTGTCCTGGGGGCGTGTTAACCACCCGGAGGAAATCGTTGAATTAGACCAGAAATTGAACGTTGTAATCTTGGACTTCGATGATGACAAGAAACGTATCGCTTTAGGTTTGAAACAATTGCAACCACATCCATGGGATGCTTTAGATGCTAACTTAGCTGTTGGTGATAAAGTTTCAGGTAAAGTTGTTGTTTTGGCTGATTACGGTGCATTCGTTGAAATCGCTCCTGGAGTTGAAGGATTGATCCACGTTTCTGAAATGAGCTGGTCTCAGCATTTGCGTTCTGCTCAGGACTTCATGCAAGTTGGTGATACAGTTGAGGCTGTGATCCTTACTTTGGACCGTGAAGAGCGTAAAATGTCTTTAGGTATTAAGCAATTGATGCCGGATCCATGGTCTGCAATCGAAGCGAAGTACGCAGTTGGAACGAAACACCAGGCTAAAGTTCGTAACTTCACTAACTTCGGTGTATTCGTTGAATTGGAAGAAGGTG
The window above is part of the Fluviicola sp. genome. Proteins encoded here:
- the rpsA gene encoding 30S ribosomal protein S1, giving the protein MAKQISAQGSADFDWDALALDGYTLAKRSELSDVYEKTLTSINEKEVIEGTVIAVSKKEVIINVGYKSEGVVPASEFRYNPDLKAGDKVDVFVECQEDKSGQLIISHRTARMHKAWIRVNEVLRSGEVITGYVKCRTKGGLIVDVFGIEAFLPGSQIDVKPIRDYDVYVGKNMEFKVVKINQEFRNVVVSHKALIEAELEEQKKQIISGLEKGQVLEGTVKNITSYGVFIDLGGVDGLIHITDLSWGRVNHPEEIVELDQKLNVVILDFDDDKKRIALGLKQLQPHPWDALDANLAVGDKVSGKVVVLADYGAFVEIAPGVEGLIHVSEMSWSQHLRSAQDFMQVGDTVEAVILTLDREERKMSLGIKQLMPDPWSAIEAKYAVGTKHQAKVRNFTNFGVFVELEEGVDGLIHISDLSWQKKIKHPSEFCKVGDEMEVVVLEIDRENRRISLGHKQLEENPWDVFETIFGEGSVHQGTIIETKDKAGIVALPYGVEGICPSKHLRKEDGSNAKVEETLDFKVIEFNKESKKIVVSHTRTFEDGTDEKVSKPAAGGKKGSAGAGSSTSQAVKANNQSNEKSTLGDLDALAALKEKMEGNE